One Phaseolus vulgaris cultivar G19833 chromosome 11, P. vulgaris v2.0, whole genome shotgun sequence genomic window carries:
- the LOC137830274 gene encoding indole-3-acetic acid-amido synthetase GH3.6-like — translation MPEAPSHYLCNNPNGKVDDDVVITKNNNNKALEYIEDVTSNADEIQTRVLAEILSSSAHAEYLQRHGLDGRTERESFKKIMPVVTYEDLKPDIDRIANGDTSPILCSKPISEFLTSSGTSGGERKLMPTIEDELQRKSLLYSLLMPVMDQFVPGLEKGKGMYFLFVKSEAKTPGGLLARPVLTSYYKSSHFKNPKQRYDPYTNYTSPIESILCLDSYQSMYSQMLCGLSQNEQVLRVGAVFSSGFIRAIKFLEKHWVSLCHDIRYGTIDPEISDSSVREAIMKTLKPNPKLADFIEGECKKESWKGIITRVWPNTKYVDVIVTGTMSQYIPILDYYSNGLPLVCTMYASSECYFGLNLNPLCEPSEVSYTLIPTMAYFEFLPLNKTKGHANSISHPEHEHLVDLVDVELGKEYELVVTTYAGLYRYRVGDILRVAGFKNKAPQFNFVCRKNVVLSIDSDKTDEVELQNAVKNGANRLAEFDASLTEYTSCADTSTIPGHYVLYWEISTNDETPIPGSVFEECCFAVEGCLNSVYRQGRVAESIGALEIKIVENGTFDKLMDFALSQGASINQYKTPRCVNYAPIIELLDSKTVSSYFSTKCPQWVPGHKKWCMYP, via the exons ATGCCTGAGGCTCCTAGCCACTACCTGTGCAACAACCCAAATGGCAAAGTTGATGATGATGTTGTTATCACcaagaacaacaacaacaaagcaCTGGAATACATTGAGGATGTTACTAGCAACGCTGATGAAATTCAGACAAGGGTCCTTGCTGAGATCCTCTCCTCTAGTGCACATGCTGAGTACCTTCAACGCCATGGCTTAGATGGGCgcacagagagagagagtttcAAGAAGATCATGCCTGTGGTCACATACGAGGATTTAAAGCCAGATATTGATCGTATAGCTAATGGTGATACCTCCCCAATTTTATGTTCCAAACCTATTTCTGAGTTCCTCACTAG CTCTGGAACATCTGGTGGGGAGAGAAAACTGATGCCAACCATAGAAGATGAACTTCAGAGGAAATCATTACTCTACAGTCTCTTGATGCCAGTGATGGACCAATTTGTTCCAGGTTTAGAGAAAGGCAAGGGCATGTACTTTTTGTTCGTAAAATCAGAAGCCAAAACCCCAGGGGGGCTCCTAGCTCGTCCAGTTTTAACCAGTTACTACAAAAGCTCACATTTCAAGAACCCTAAACAAAGATATGATCCCTACACAAACTACACTAGTCCAATTGAGTCCATTCTCTGCCTAGACTCTTACCAAAGCATGTATTCTCAGATGCTTTGTGGACTTTCTCAAAACGAACAAGTTCTTCGTGTTGGGGCTGTTTTCTCCTCGGGCTTCATCCGTGCCATCAAGTTCCTAGAAAAGCATTGGGTGAGTTTGTGCCACGACATAAGATATGGCACCATAGACCCTGAAATCAGTGACTCTTCTGTTAGAGAGGCCATCATGAAGACACTCAAACCAAACCCCAAGCTTGCGGATTTCATAGAAGGTGAGTGCAAGAAGGAGTCGTGGAAGGGGATCATCACTAGGGTGTGGCCAAACACCAAGTATGTGGATGTTATTGTTACTGGAACCATGTCTCAGTATATTCCGATATTGGATTACTACAGCAATGGTCTCCCTCTTGTCTGCACCATGTATGCTTCGTCTGAGTGTTACTTTGGCCTCAACTTGAACCCTTTGTGTGAACCCAGTGAGGTTTCTTACACCCTCATTCCCACAATGGCTTACTTTGAGTTCTTGCCCCTCAATAAGACGAAGGGACATGCCAATTCTATTTCTCACCCTGAGCACGAACATTTGGTTGATCTTGTGGATGTGGAGTTGGGTAAAGAATATGAGCTTGTGGTCACCACTTATGCGG GACTTTACAGGTACCGGGTTGGTGACATACTCCGTGTAGCAGGATTCAAGAACAAGGCACCTCAATTCAACTTCGTGTGCCGAAAGAATGTGGTTTTGAGCATTGATTCTGACAAGACCGATGAAGTTGAGCTGCAAAATGCTGTGAAGAATGGAGCAAACCGTCTTGCAGAGTTCGATGCATCACTCACAGAATACACAAGCTGTGCTGACACGTCCACTATCCCGGGACACTATGTGCTGTACTGGGAGATTAGCACGAATGATGAAACCCCAATTCCTGGTTCTGTTTTTGAGGAGTGTTGCTTTGCAGTTGAAGGGTGTCTGAACAGTGTGTATAGACAAGGAAGGGTAGCAGAGTCCATTGGAGCATTGGAAATCAAGATTGTGGAGAATGGAACCTTTGACAAGCTTATGGATTTTGCTCTGAGCCAGGGTGCGTCCATAAATCAGTATAAGACACCTCGTTGTGTGAATTATGCTCCCATTATTGAACTTCTGGACTCCAAAACAGTTTCCAGTTACTTCAGTACAAAATGTCCACAGTGGGTCCCTGGTCACAAGAAATGGTGCATGTACCCTTGA